In a genomic window of Thunnus thynnus chromosome 16, fThuThy2.1, whole genome shotgun sequence:
- the ttc7b gene encoding tetratricopeptide repeat protein 7B isoform X3, which translates to MTARKSGSRLETEIERCRSEGQWDKIPELVRQLSAKLISNDDLGELLLGECKLQTYLKENPIKQGASPRGPRPKLVEVRKHLTAALDRGNLKADYLQEASLLMAKLCYVEGEYRDALGHYSRVNMEDMQLAGAPVYRLSMIAEAYATKGLCLEKVPAASPSLSNKNTGSPSSNRSTTDRDQEIITCYEKSGDIALLYLQEAEKALSAGIQNRSPKPGPVAQEQELGYFLETGLQRAHVIHFKNGNLTHGVGRFREILRAIETRTTQNLRMTIARQLAEILLRGMCEQSYWSPLEDPPTVSPLDDHTRQGHTHSKNYSLSRRPRMYSGENLFCPQENTEEALLLLLISESMANRDAVLSRIPEHNNDRIISLQSASVVYDLLTIALGRRGQYEMLSECLERAMKFAFEEFHLWYQLALSLMAAGKSARAVKVLKECIRLKPDDPTIPLLAVKLCIGPLHWLDEGECFAKTVIDMGEKAAEFRAKGYLAIGLVYSLKATDASLRSTQEEYQRKALGAFQRAQSLSPTDHLAAFYLALQLAVSRQIPEALGYVRQALQLQGDDVHSLHLLALLLSAQKHYHDGLNIIEMALSEYPENFNLLYTKVKLETMCRGPEEALLTCKHMLQIWKSFYNLTNPSDSGRGSSLLDRAIADRRQLNAMTLPDFSDPDTGGLQDATLGFSSMFSVCSVHATSIAASRVEQALSEVASSLQSSAPKHGPLHPWMTLAQIWLHAAEVYIGMSKPAEASACTQEAANLFPTSHNVLYMKGQIAELRGNIDEAKRWYEEALSINPTHVKTMQRLGLILHQLQRYSLSEKVLRDAVQVNSTAHDVWNSLGEVLQAQGNAAAATECFLTALELEASSPILPFTIIPRAL; encoded by the exons ATGACAGCGAGGAAGTCAGGCTCACGGCTGGAGACCGAGATAGAGCGGTGCCGTTCAGAGGGCCAGTGGGATAAGATACCGGAGTTAGTGCGGCAGCTCTCGGCTAAACTAATATCCAACG atgacCTAGGGGAGCTGTTGTTGGGGGAATGCAAGCTTCAGACGTACCTGAAGGAGAATCCAATCAAACAGGGAGCCAGTCCAAGGGGCCCGCGACCTAAACTGGTGGAGGTCAGGAAACACCTCACTGCTGCTCTGGACAGAGGAAACCTCAAG GCGGACTACCTCCAGGAAGCGAGCCTGCTCATGGCCAAACTCTGCTATGTGGAGGGAGAATACAGAGATGCTTTAG GTCACTACAGCAGGGTGAACATGGAGGACATGCAGTTGGCGGGAGCTCCTGTTTATAGGCTGTCTATGATAGCAGAGGCTTACGCTACTaaag GTCTGTGTCTAGAGAAAGTCCCAGCTGCCTCTCCATCTTTGTCCAATAAGAACACTGGATCTCCTTCATCCAATAGGAGCACAACGGATCGAGATCAGGAAATCATCACCTGCTATGAGAAGTCTGGAGACATCGCTCTGCTCTACCTGCAGGAGGCTGaaaag GCGTTGTCAGCTGGAATTCAAAACCGCAGCCCAAAGCCCGGCCCAGTGGCCCAGGAACAGGAACTGGGCTACTTCCTGGAGACAGGCCTGCAGAGAGCCCATGTCATCCACTTCAAGAATGG CAACCTAACACACGGTGTGGGCCGATTTCGAGAGATCCTTCGGGCTATTGAGACCAGAACTACCCAGAACCTGCGCATG accaTAGCCAGACAGCTTGCAGAGATCTTGCTCAGAGGAATGTGCGAACAGAGTTACTGGTCTCCTCTGGAAGACCCACCCACCGTGTCACCATTGGATGATCACACACGGCAAGGACACACTCACAGCAAGAACTACAGCTTAAGCCGACGCCCACGAATGTACTCGGGAGAGAA tctgtttTGCCCTCAGGAGAACACAGAAGAAGCTTTGCTGCTGCTCCTCATCAGTGAGTCCATG GCTAACCGTGACGCTGTCCTGAGCAGGATCCCTGAACACAATAATGATCGCATCATCAGCCTACAGTCTGCCTCTGTGGTGTACGACCTGCTGACTATAGCTCTGGGCAGGAGAGGGCAGTACGAGATGTTGTCAGAG TGTTTGGAGAGAGCCATGAAGTTTGCCTTTGAGGAGTTCCATCTGTGGTACCAGCTCGCCTTGTCGCTAATGGCAGCAGGGAAATCAGCTCGTGCTGTTAAAGTTCTTAAGGAGTGTATTCGTCTAAAGCCCGATGACCCCACCATCCCGCTGCTGGCTGTCAAACTGTGTATCGGACCCCTGCACTGG TTGGATGAGGGGGAGTGCTTTGCAAAGACAGTGATTGATATGGGAGAGAAAGCAGCTGAGTTCAGAGCCAAAGGCTACTTGGCCATTGGGCTGGTTTACAGCCTCAAAGCCACTGATg CATCATTGCGAAGCACACAGGAGGAGTACCAGAGGAAAGCTTTGGGAGCCTTCCAGAG AGCTCAGAGTCTGTCTCCTACTGACCATCTAGCAGCCTTCTACTTGGCACTGCAGCTGGCTGTGTCCAGACAG attCCAGAGGCACTAGGATATGTTCGACAGGCGTTGCAGCTTCAAGGGGATGATGTTCACTCCCTTCATCTGCTGGCCCTGCTGCTCTCTGCACAGAAACACTACCACGACGGTCTCAATATTATAGAGATGGCCCTGTCCGAATACCCCGAGAACTTCAA TCTGCTGTATACCAAGGTGAAGTTGGAGACGATGTGTAGAGGCCCAGAGGAAGCTCTGCTTACCTGTAAACATATGCTGCAGATATGGAAGAGCTTTTACAACCTTACCAACCCCAG TGATTCAGGGCGTGGCAGCAGTTTATTGGATAGAGCCATAGCAGACAGACGACAGCTCAACGCCATGACTCTGCCTGACTTCAGTGACCCTGATACTG GCGGCCTTCAGGACGCCACTCTAGGTTTTTCCtccatgttttctgttt GTTCGGTGCATGCTACATCTATAGCAGCCAGTCGTGTAGAGCAGGCTCTATCTGAGGTAGCCTCCTCCCTGCAGAGCAGCGCCCCCAAACATGGACCCCTGCACCCCTGGATGACCTTAGCTCAGATCTGGCTGCACGCAG CTGAGGTGTACATCGGCATGTCGAAGCCCGCCGAGGCCTCGGCCTGCACGCAGGAAGCCGCCAACCTCTTCCCCACCTCCCATAACGTGCTGTACATGAAAGGCCAGATAGCCGAGCTGAGAGGCAACATAGACGAGGCCAAACGCTGGTATGAAGAAGCCCTGTCCATCAACCCGACGCACGTCAAGACCATGCAGAGACTg
- the ttc7b gene encoding tetratricopeptide repeat protein 7B isoform X2 produces MTARKSGSRLETEIERCRSEGQWDKIPELVRQLSAKLISNDDLGELLLGECKLQTYLKENPIKQGASPRGPRPKLVEVRKHLTAALDRGNLKADYLQEASLLMAKLCYVEGEYRDALGHYSRVNMEDMQLAGAPVYRLSMIAEAYATKGLCLEKVPAASPSLSNKNTGSPSSNRSTTDRDQEIITCYEKSGDIALLYLQEAEKALSAGIQNRSPKPGPVAQEQELGYFLETGLQRAHVIHFKNGNLTHGVGRFREILRAIETRTTQNLRMTIARQLAEILLRGMCEQSYWSPLEDPPTVSPLDDHTRQGHTHSKNYSLSRRPRMYSGENLFCPQENTEEALLLLLISESMANRDAVLSRIPEHNNDRIISLQSASVVYDLLTIALGRRGQYEMLSECLERAMKFAFEEFHLWYQLALSLMAAGKSARAVKVLKECIRLKPDDPTIPLLAVKLCIGPLHWLDEGECFAKTVIDMGEKAAEFRAKGYLAIGLVYSLKATDASLRSTQEEYQRKALGAFQRAQSLSPTDHLAAFYLALQLAVSRQIPEALGYVRQALQLQGDDVHSLHLLALLLSAQKHYHDGLNIIEMALSEYPENFNLLYTKVKLETMCRGPEEALLTCKHMLQIWKSFYNLTNPSDSGRGSSLLDRAIADRRQLNAMTLPDFSDPDTVSGSSSSHSGSEPVSPSTMSTFSSLLSSPLSSPSSPVFIFHHPVPPPRDPSFLPPPPSPTPTPPSPVPSKTRTHSFCNHVTLRQLSSNCSVHATSIAASRVEQALSEVASSLQSSAPKHGPLHPWMTLAQIWLHAAEVYIGMSKPAEASACTQEAANLFPTSHNVLYMKGQIAELRGNIDEAKRWYEEALSINPTHVKTMQRLGLILHQLQRYSLSEKVLRDAVQVNSTAHDVWNSLGEVLQAQGNAAAATECFLTALELEASSPILPFTIIPRAL; encoded by the exons ATGACAGCGAGGAAGTCAGGCTCACGGCTGGAGACCGAGATAGAGCGGTGCCGTTCAGAGGGCCAGTGGGATAAGATACCGGAGTTAGTGCGGCAGCTCTCGGCTAAACTAATATCCAACG atgacCTAGGGGAGCTGTTGTTGGGGGAATGCAAGCTTCAGACGTACCTGAAGGAGAATCCAATCAAACAGGGAGCCAGTCCAAGGGGCCCGCGACCTAAACTGGTGGAGGTCAGGAAACACCTCACTGCTGCTCTGGACAGAGGAAACCTCAAG GCGGACTACCTCCAGGAAGCGAGCCTGCTCATGGCCAAACTCTGCTATGTGGAGGGAGAATACAGAGATGCTTTAG GTCACTACAGCAGGGTGAACATGGAGGACATGCAGTTGGCGGGAGCTCCTGTTTATAGGCTGTCTATGATAGCAGAGGCTTACGCTACTaaag GTCTGTGTCTAGAGAAAGTCCCAGCTGCCTCTCCATCTTTGTCCAATAAGAACACTGGATCTCCTTCATCCAATAGGAGCACAACGGATCGAGATCAGGAAATCATCACCTGCTATGAGAAGTCTGGAGACATCGCTCTGCTCTACCTGCAGGAGGCTGaaaag GCGTTGTCAGCTGGAATTCAAAACCGCAGCCCAAAGCCCGGCCCAGTGGCCCAGGAACAGGAACTGGGCTACTTCCTGGAGACAGGCCTGCAGAGAGCCCATGTCATCCACTTCAAGAATGG CAACCTAACACACGGTGTGGGCCGATTTCGAGAGATCCTTCGGGCTATTGAGACCAGAACTACCCAGAACCTGCGCATG accaTAGCCAGACAGCTTGCAGAGATCTTGCTCAGAGGAATGTGCGAACAGAGTTACTGGTCTCCTCTGGAAGACCCACCCACCGTGTCACCATTGGATGATCACACACGGCAAGGACACACTCACAGCAAGAACTACAGCTTAAGCCGACGCCCACGAATGTACTCGGGAGAGAA tctgtttTGCCCTCAGGAGAACACAGAAGAAGCTTTGCTGCTGCTCCTCATCAGTGAGTCCATG GCTAACCGTGACGCTGTCCTGAGCAGGATCCCTGAACACAATAATGATCGCATCATCAGCCTACAGTCTGCCTCTGTGGTGTACGACCTGCTGACTATAGCTCTGGGCAGGAGAGGGCAGTACGAGATGTTGTCAGAG TGTTTGGAGAGAGCCATGAAGTTTGCCTTTGAGGAGTTCCATCTGTGGTACCAGCTCGCCTTGTCGCTAATGGCAGCAGGGAAATCAGCTCGTGCTGTTAAAGTTCTTAAGGAGTGTATTCGTCTAAAGCCCGATGACCCCACCATCCCGCTGCTGGCTGTCAAACTGTGTATCGGACCCCTGCACTGG TTGGATGAGGGGGAGTGCTTTGCAAAGACAGTGATTGATATGGGAGAGAAAGCAGCTGAGTTCAGAGCCAAAGGCTACTTGGCCATTGGGCTGGTTTACAGCCTCAAAGCCACTGATg CATCATTGCGAAGCACACAGGAGGAGTACCAGAGGAAAGCTTTGGGAGCCTTCCAGAG AGCTCAGAGTCTGTCTCCTACTGACCATCTAGCAGCCTTCTACTTGGCACTGCAGCTGGCTGTGTCCAGACAG attCCAGAGGCACTAGGATATGTTCGACAGGCGTTGCAGCTTCAAGGGGATGATGTTCACTCCCTTCATCTGCTGGCCCTGCTGCTCTCTGCACAGAAACACTACCACGACGGTCTCAATATTATAGAGATGGCCCTGTCCGAATACCCCGAGAACTTCAA TCTGCTGTATACCAAGGTGAAGTTGGAGACGATGTGTAGAGGCCCAGAGGAAGCTCTGCTTACCTGTAAACATATGCTGCAGATATGGAAGAGCTTTTACAACCTTACCAACCCCAG TGATTCAGGGCGTGGCAGCAGTTTATTGGATAGAGCCATAGCAGACAGACGACAGCTCAACGCCATGACTCTGCCTGACTTCAGTGACCCTGATACTG tctcaggttcttcttcttctcactcTGGTTCTGAACCGGTCTCCCCATCCACAATGTCCACCTTCTCCTCCTTGCTCTCCTCCCCGCTgtcctccccttcctcccctGTCTTCATCTTTCACCATCCTGTCCCTCCTCCCAGAGACCCCTCCTTCTTAcctcctcccccttctcctACTCCTACTCCTCCTTCTCCTGTGCCCTCCAAGACCAGGACTCACTCCTTTTGCAACCACGTCACTCTGCGCCAGCTCTCCTCCAATT GTTCGGTGCATGCTACATCTATAGCAGCCAGTCGTGTAGAGCAGGCTCTATCTGAGGTAGCCTCCTCCCTGCAGAGCAGCGCCCCCAAACATGGACCCCTGCACCCCTGGATGACCTTAGCTCAGATCTGGCTGCACGCAG CTGAGGTGTACATCGGCATGTCGAAGCCCGCCGAGGCCTCGGCCTGCACGCAGGAAGCCGCCAACCTCTTCCCCACCTCCCATAACGTGCTGTACATGAAAGGCCAGATAGCCGAGCTGAGAGGCAACATAGACGAGGCCAAACGCTGGTATGAAGAAGCCCTGTCCATCAACCCGACGCACGTCAAGACCATGCAGAGACTg
- the ttc7b gene encoding tetratricopeptide repeat protein 7B isoform X4: MTARKSGSRLETEIERCRSEGQWDKIPELVRQLSAKLISNDDLGELLLGECKLQTYLKENPIKQGASPRGPRPKLVEVRKHLTAALDRGNLKADYLQEASLLMAKLCYVEGEYRDALGHYSRVNMEDMQLAGAPVYRLSMIAEAYATKGLCLEKVPAASPSLSNKNTGSPSSNRSTTDRDQEIITCYEKSGDIALLYLQEAEKALSAGIQNRSPKPGPVAQEQELGYFLETGLQRAHVIHFKNGNLTHGVGRFREILRAIETRTTQNLRMTIARQLAEILLRGMCEQSYWSPLEDPPTVSPLDDHTRQGHTHSKNYSLSRRPRMYSGENLFCPQENTEEALLLLLISESMANRDAVLSRIPEHNNDRIISLQSASVVYDLLTIALGRRGQYEMLSECLERAMKFAFEEFHLWYQLALSLMAAGKSARAVKVLKECIRLKPDDPTIPLLAVKLCIGPLHWLDEGECFAKTVIDMGEKAAEFRAKGYLAIGLVYSLKATDASLRSTQEEYQRKALGAFQRAQSLSPTDHLAAFYLALQLAVSRQIPEALGYVRQALQLQGDDVHSLHLLALLLSAQKHYHDGLNIIEMALSEYPENFNLLYTKVKLETMCRGPEEALLTCKHMLQIWKSFYNLTNPSDSGRGSSLLDRAIADRRQLNAMTLPDFSDPDTGSVHATSIAASRVEQALSEVASSLQSSAPKHGPLHPWMTLAQIWLHAAEVYIGMSKPAEASACTQEAANLFPTSHNVLYMKGQIAELRGNIDEAKRWYEEALSINPTHVKTMQRLGLILHQLQRYSLSEKVLRDAVQVNSTAHDVWNSLGEVLQAQGNAAAATECFLTALELEASSPILPFTIIPRAL; this comes from the exons ATGACAGCGAGGAAGTCAGGCTCACGGCTGGAGACCGAGATAGAGCGGTGCCGTTCAGAGGGCCAGTGGGATAAGATACCGGAGTTAGTGCGGCAGCTCTCGGCTAAACTAATATCCAACG atgacCTAGGGGAGCTGTTGTTGGGGGAATGCAAGCTTCAGACGTACCTGAAGGAGAATCCAATCAAACAGGGAGCCAGTCCAAGGGGCCCGCGACCTAAACTGGTGGAGGTCAGGAAACACCTCACTGCTGCTCTGGACAGAGGAAACCTCAAG GCGGACTACCTCCAGGAAGCGAGCCTGCTCATGGCCAAACTCTGCTATGTGGAGGGAGAATACAGAGATGCTTTAG GTCACTACAGCAGGGTGAACATGGAGGACATGCAGTTGGCGGGAGCTCCTGTTTATAGGCTGTCTATGATAGCAGAGGCTTACGCTACTaaag GTCTGTGTCTAGAGAAAGTCCCAGCTGCCTCTCCATCTTTGTCCAATAAGAACACTGGATCTCCTTCATCCAATAGGAGCACAACGGATCGAGATCAGGAAATCATCACCTGCTATGAGAAGTCTGGAGACATCGCTCTGCTCTACCTGCAGGAGGCTGaaaag GCGTTGTCAGCTGGAATTCAAAACCGCAGCCCAAAGCCCGGCCCAGTGGCCCAGGAACAGGAACTGGGCTACTTCCTGGAGACAGGCCTGCAGAGAGCCCATGTCATCCACTTCAAGAATGG CAACCTAACACACGGTGTGGGCCGATTTCGAGAGATCCTTCGGGCTATTGAGACCAGAACTACCCAGAACCTGCGCATG accaTAGCCAGACAGCTTGCAGAGATCTTGCTCAGAGGAATGTGCGAACAGAGTTACTGGTCTCCTCTGGAAGACCCACCCACCGTGTCACCATTGGATGATCACACACGGCAAGGACACACTCACAGCAAGAACTACAGCTTAAGCCGACGCCCACGAATGTACTCGGGAGAGAA tctgtttTGCCCTCAGGAGAACACAGAAGAAGCTTTGCTGCTGCTCCTCATCAGTGAGTCCATG GCTAACCGTGACGCTGTCCTGAGCAGGATCCCTGAACACAATAATGATCGCATCATCAGCCTACAGTCTGCCTCTGTGGTGTACGACCTGCTGACTATAGCTCTGGGCAGGAGAGGGCAGTACGAGATGTTGTCAGAG TGTTTGGAGAGAGCCATGAAGTTTGCCTTTGAGGAGTTCCATCTGTGGTACCAGCTCGCCTTGTCGCTAATGGCAGCAGGGAAATCAGCTCGTGCTGTTAAAGTTCTTAAGGAGTGTATTCGTCTAAAGCCCGATGACCCCACCATCCCGCTGCTGGCTGTCAAACTGTGTATCGGACCCCTGCACTGG TTGGATGAGGGGGAGTGCTTTGCAAAGACAGTGATTGATATGGGAGAGAAAGCAGCTGAGTTCAGAGCCAAAGGCTACTTGGCCATTGGGCTGGTTTACAGCCTCAAAGCCACTGATg CATCATTGCGAAGCACACAGGAGGAGTACCAGAGGAAAGCTTTGGGAGCCTTCCAGAG AGCTCAGAGTCTGTCTCCTACTGACCATCTAGCAGCCTTCTACTTGGCACTGCAGCTGGCTGTGTCCAGACAG attCCAGAGGCACTAGGATATGTTCGACAGGCGTTGCAGCTTCAAGGGGATGATGTTCACTCCCTTCATCTGCTGGCCCTGCTGCTCTCTGCACAGAAACACTACCACGACGGTCTCAATATTATAGAGATGGCCCTGTCCGAATACCCCGAGAACTTCAA TCTGCTGTATACCAAGGTGAAGTTGGAGACGATGTGTAGAGGCCCAGAGGAAGCTCTGCTTACCTGTAAACATATGCTGCAGATATGGAAGAGCTTTTACAACCTTACCAACCCCAG TGATTCAGGGCGTGGCAGCAGTTTATTGGATAGAGCCATAGCAGACAGACGACAGCTCAACGCCATGACTCTGCCTGACTTCAGTGACCCTGATACTG GTTCGGTGCATGCTACATCTATAGCAGCCAGTCGTGTAGAGCAGGCTCTATCTGAGGTAGCCTCCTCCCTGCAGAGCAGCGCCCCCAAACATGGACCCCTGCACCCCTGGATGACCTTAGCTCAGATCTGGCTGCACGCAG CTGAGGTGTACATCGGCATGTCGAAGCCCGCCGAGGCCTCGGCCTGCACGCAGGAAGCCGCCAACCTCTTCCCCACCTCCCATAACGTGCTGTACATGAAAGGCCAGATAGCCGAGCTGAGAGGCAACATAGACGAGGCCAAACGCTGGTATGAAGAAGCCCTGTCCATCAACCCGACGCACGTCAAGACCATGCAGAGACTg
- the ttc7b gene encoding tetratricopeptide repeat protein 7B isoform X1 — protein MTARKSGSRLETEIERCRSEGQWDKIPELVRQLSAKLISNDDLGELLLGECKLQTYLKENPIKQGASPRGPRPKLVEVRKHLTAALDRGNLKADYLQEASLLMAKLCYVEGEYRDALGHYSRVNMEDMQLAGAPVYRLSMIAEAYATKGLCLEKVPAASPSLSNKNTGSPSSNRSTTDRDQEIITCYEKSGDIALLYLQEAEKALSAGIQNRSPKPGPVAQEQELGYFLETGLQRAHVIHFKNGNLTHGVGRFREILRAIETRTTQNLRMTIARQLAEILLRGMCEQSYWSPLEDPPTVSPLDDHTRQGHTHSKNYSLSRRPRMYSGENLFCPQENTEEALLLLLISESMANRDAVLSRIPEHNNDRIISLQSASVVYDLLTIALGRRGQYEMLSECLERAMKFAFEEFHLWYQLALSLMAAGKSARAVKVLKECIRLKPDDPTIPLLAVKLCIGPLHWLDEGECFAKTVIDMGEKAAEFRAKGYLAIGLVYSLKATDASLRSTQEEYQRKALGAFQRAQSLSPTDHLAAFYLALQLAVSRQIPEALGYVRQALQLQGDDVHSLHLLALLLSAQKHYHDGLNIIEMALSEYPENFNLLYTKVKLETMCRGPEEALLTCKHMLQIWKSFYNLTNPSDSGRGSSLLDRAIADRRQLNAMTLPDFSDPDTVSGSSSSHSGSEPVSPSTMSTFSSLLSSPLSSPSSPVFIFHHPVPPPRDPSFLPPPPSPTPTPPSPVPSKTRTHSFCNHVTLRQLSSNCGLQDATLGFSSMFSVCSVHATSIAASRVEQALSEVASSLQSSAPKHGPLHPWMTLAQIWLHAAEVYIGMSKPAEASACTQEAANLFPTSHNVLYMKGQIAELRGNIDEAKRWYEEALSINPTHVKTMQRLGLILHQLQRYSLSEKVLRDAVQVNSTAHDVWNSLGEVLQAQGNAAAATECFLTALELEASSPILPFTIIPRAL, from the exons ATGACAGCGAGGAAGTCAGGCTCACGGCTGGAGACCGAGATAGAGCGGTGCCGTTCAGAGGGCCAGTGGGATAAGATACCGGAGTTAGTGCGGCAGCTCTCGGCTAAACTAATATCCAACG atgacCTAGGGGAGCTGTTGTTGGGGGAATGCAAGCTTCAGACGTACCTGAAGGAGAATCCAATCAAACAGGGAGCCAGTCCAAGGGGCCCGCGACCTAAACTGGTGGAGGTCAGGAAACACCTCACTGCTGCTCTGGACAGAGGAAACCTCAAG GCGGACTACCTCCAGGAAGCGAGCCTGCTCATGGCCAAACTCTGCTATGTGGAGGGAGAATACAGAGATGCTTTAG GTCACTACAGCAGGGTGAACATGGAGGACATGCAGTTGGCGGGAGCTCCTGTTTATAGGCTGTCTATGATAGCAGAGGCTTACGCTACTaaag GTCTGTGTCTAGAGAAAGTCCCAGCTGCCTCTCCATCTTTGTCCAATAAGAACACTGGATCTCCTTCATCCAATAGGAGCACAACGGATCGAGATCAGGAAATCATCACCTGCTATGAGAAGTCTGGAGACATCGCTCTGCTCTACCTGCAGGAGGCTGaaaag GCGTTGTCAGCTGGAATTCAAAACCGCAGCCCAAAGCCCGGCCCAGTGGCCCAGGAACAGGAACTGGGCTACTTCCTGGAGACAGGCCTGCAGAGAGCCCATGTCATCCACTTCAAGAATGG CAACCTAACACACGGTGTGGGCCGATTTCGAGAGATCCTTCGGGCTATTGAGACCAGAACTACCCAGAACCTGCGCATG accaTAGCCAGACAGCTTGCAGAGATCTTGCTCAGAGGAATGTGCGAACAGAGTTACTGGTCTCCTCTGGAAGACCCACCCACCGTGTCACCATTGGATGATCACACACGGCAAGGACACACTCACAGCAAGAACTACAGCTTAAGCCGACGCCCACGAATGTACTCGGGAGAGAA tctgtttTGCCCTCAGGAGAACACAGAAGAAGCTTTGCTGCTGCTCCTCATCAGTGAGTCCATG GCTAACCGTGACGCTGTCCTGAGCAGGATCCCTGAACACAATAATGATCGCATCATCAGCCTACAGTCTGCCTCTGTGGTGTACGACCTGCTGACTATAGCTCTGGGCAGGAGAGGGCAGTACGAGATGTTGTCAGAG TGTTTGGAGAGAGCCATGAAGTTTGCCTTTGAGGAGTTCCATCTGTGGTACCAGCTCGCCTTGTCGCTAATGGCAGCAGGGAAATCAGCTCGTGCTGTTAAAGTTCTTAAGGAGTGTATTCGTCTAAAGCCCGATGACCCCACCATCCCGCTGCTGGCTGTCAAACTGTGTATCGGACCCCTGCACTGG TTGGATGAGGGGGAGTGCTTTGCAAAGACAGTGATTGATATGGGAGAGAAAGCAGCTGAGTTCAGAGCCAAAGGCTACTTGGCCATTGGGCTGGTTTACAGCCTCAAAGCCACTGATg CATCATTGCGAAGCACACAGGAGGAGTACCAGAGGAAAGCTTTGGGAGCCTTCCAGAG AGCTCAGAGTCTGTCTCCTACTGACCATCTAGCAGCCTTCTACTTGGCACTGCAGCTGGCTGTGTCCAGACAG attCCAGAGGCACTAGGATATGTTCGACAGGCGTTGCAGCTTCAAGGGGATGATGTTCACTCCCTTCATCTGCTGGCCCTGCTGCTCTCTGCACAGAAACACTACCACGACGGTCTCAATATTATAGAGATGGCCCTGTCCGAATACCCCGAGAACTTCAA TCTGCTGTATACCAAGGTGAAGTTGGAGACGATGTGTAGAGGCCCAGAGGAAGCTCTGCTTACCTGTAAACATATGCTGCAGATATGGAAGAGCTTTTACAACCTTACCAACCCCAG TGATTCAGGGCGTGGCAGCAGTTTATTGGATAGAGCCATAGCAGACAGACGACAGCTCAACGCCATGACTCTGCCTGACTTCAGTGACCCTGATACTG tctcaggttcttcttcttctcactcTGGTTCTGAACCGGTCTCCCCATCCACAATGTCCACCTTCTCCTCCTTGCTCTCCTCCCCGCTgtcctccccttcctcccctGTCTTCATCTTTCACCATCCTGTCCCTCCTCCCAGAGACCCCTCCTTCTTAcctcctcccccttctcctACTCCTACTCCTCCTTCTCCTGTGCCCTCCAAGACCAGGACTCACTCCTTTTGCAACCACGTCACTCTGCGCCAGCTCTCCTCCAATT GCGGCCTTCAGGACGCCACTCTAGGTTTTTCCtccatgttttctgttt GTTCGGTGCATGCTACATCTATAGCAGCCAGTCGTGTAGAGCAGGCTCTATCTGAGGTAGCCTCCTCCCTGCAGAGCAGCGCCCCCAAACATGGACCCCTGCACCCCTGGATGACCTTAGCTCAGATCTGGCTGCACGCAG CTGAGGTGTACATCGGCATGTCGAAGCCCGCCGAGGCCTCGGCCTGCACGCAGGAAGCCGCCAACCTCTTCCCCACCTCCCATAACGTGCTGTACATGAAAGGCCAGATAGCCGAGCTGAGAGGCAACATAGACGAGGCCAAACGCTGGTATGAAGAAGCCCTGTCCATCAACCCGACGCACGTCAAGACCATGCAGAGACTg